One stretch of Streptomyces sp. MMBL 11-1 DNA includes these proteins:
- a CDS encoding alkaline phosphatase D family protein has product MAGLRLGPLLRYVDWESGCTATVWVEASRPCTVEVRCADGASGASPTFSVAGHHYALVVVEGLTPGSTTAYDVLIGSRRVWPPDDTRLPPSTITTPPAAAGPEGAAENAGPEPGHAGPEPGDAGAEPAAVRISFGSCRWAAAPGGGHDPVGPDALVTLAAHLAADPAAERPDVLLLLGDQVYADETSGATRRRLAARRDLREPPGAEIADYEEYTYLYDESWRDPEVRWLLSTVPSCMIFDDHDVIDDWNTSAAWQREMRATPWWHERIVSGLMSYWVHQHLGNLSPVELAADPVYAAVRASPDGTEALRRFAAETDADPARTRWSYRRVFGRVRLVMVDTRAARVLAEERRAMLDADEAAWLQDAVLDDPSSYDHLLIGSSLPWLLPPLVHDAERWNAALCAGVRGQRWARLGEKLRRASDLEHWAAFPESFDRFTELLREAGSGPDAPATVCVLSGDVHHAYIAEPRWPKFDPEPGSDPEAGSAPGSRGAPDSRVLQLTCSPVHNSIPRSIRTGFRFGWSRAGRRIGRLLSRHGRTGASPVIWHRAGGPWFGNQLMTLALHGRKSALTLVQAKASKQGDQLDVVLERSLTPESEAIFGHSTEC; this is encoded by the coding sequence ATGGCCGGGCTGCGCCTGGGACCACTGCTGCGGTACGTCGACTGGGAGTCCGGGTGCACCGCGACCGTCTGGGTCGAGGCGAGCCGTCCGTGCACCGTGGAGGTCCGGTGCGCGGACGGCGCCTCGGGGGCGTCGCCCACCTTCTCGGTGGCCGGGCACCACTACGCCCTGGTCGTCGTGGAGGGGCTGACCCCCGGTTCCACCACGGCGTACGACGTGCTGATCGGGTCCCGGCGCGTCTGGCCGCCCGACGACACCCGCCTCCCGCCGAGCACCATCACCACGCCGCCCGCGGCGGCGGGACCGGAGGGCGCGGCGGAGAACGCCGGACCGGAGCCGGGTCACGCCGGACCGGAGCCGGGCGACGCCGGGGCGGAGCCGGCCGCGGTGCGGATCTCGTTCGGGTCGTGCCGGTGGGCGGCCGCCCCCGGCGGCGGGCACGATCCCGTGGGGCCGGACGCCCTGGTGACCCTGGCCGCTCACCTCGCCGCGGATCCGGCGGCCGAGCGGCCCGACGTCCTGCTGCTCCTCGGGGACCAGGTGTACGCGGACGAGACCTCCGGGGCGACCCGGCGCAGACTCGCCGCCCGCCGGGACCTGCGCGAGCCGCCGGGCGCGGAGATCGCGGACTACGAGGAGTACACCTACCTCTACGACGAATCGTGGCGCGACCCGGAGGTCCGCTGGCTGCTCTCCACGGTCCCCAGTTGCATGATCTTCGACGACCACGACGTCATCGACGACTGGAACACCAGCGCCGCCTGGCAGCGTGAAATGCGCGCCACGCCCTGGTGGCACGAACGGATCGTCAGCGGGCTGATGTCGTACTGGGTCCACCAGCACCTGGGCAATCTCTCCCCCGTCGAACTGGCCGCCGACCCCGTGTACGCGGCGGTCAGAGCATCGCCCGACGGCACCGAGGCGCTGCGCCGCTTCGCCGCCGAGACCGACGCGGATCCCGCCCGTACCCGGTGGAGCTACCGGCGTGTTTTCGGCCGAGTACGGCTGGTGATGGTCGACACCCGAGCGGCCCGCGTCCTGGCCGAGGAACGGCGGGCGATGCTCGACGCCGACGAGGCCGCCTGGCTACAGGACGCGGTCCTGGACGACCCCTCTTCCTACGATCATCTGCTCATCGGCAGCTCCCTGCCGTGGCTGCTGCCCCCACTCGTCCACGACGCGGAACGCTGGAACGCCGCCCTGTGCGCGGGCGTACGCGGGCAGCGCTGGGCACGCCTCGGCGAGAAGCTGCGCCGCGCGTCCGACCTGGAGCATTGGGCCGCTTTCCCGGAATCCTTCGACCGGTTCACGGAGCTGTTGCGGGAAGCGGGGAGCGGCCCGGACGCCCCGGCGACGGTATGCGTCCTCTCGGGCGATGTGCACCATGCCTATATCGCCGAGCCCCGGTGGCCGAAGTTCGATCCCGAACCCGGTTCCGACCCCGAGGCCGGTTCCGCTCCCGGCTCCCGGGGCGCCCCGGACTCCCGCGTCCTCCAGCTGACCTGCTCACCCGTGCACAACTCCATCCCCCGGTCGATCCGGACGGGTTTCCGTTTCGGCTGGAGCCGGGCGGGCCGACGGATCGGACGGTTGCTGAGCCGCCACGGCCGCACGGGAGCGTCGCCGGTGATCTGGCACAGGGCGGGCGGACCCTGGTTCGGCAACCAGCTCATGACGCTCGCGTTGCATGGCCGGAAGTCTGCGCTGACGTTGGTCCAGGCCAAGGCGAGCAAGCAGGGGGACCAGCTCGACGTGGTTCTTGAGCGTTCACTCACCCCTGAGAGTGAAGCGATTTTCGGCCACTCGACAGAATGTTGA
- a CDS encoding DoxX family protein has translation MLIRLNQAQPYVLSLFRFVIGLLFAIHGAATLFGVLGADQVKTGTWPGWYASLIQLVCGALVALGLGTRAAAFLASGSMAYAYFKVHQPEAFLPLQNGGELAAMFCWAFLLLVFTGPGTVALDRFFGSRTTSAATDGAPRHDKTPTVPV, from the coding sequence ATGCTGATCCGCTTGAACCAGGCCCAGCCCTACGTTCTCAGCCTCTTCCGCTTTGTCATCGGCCTGCTTTTCGCCATTCACGGCGCCGCCACCCTCTTCGGAGTGCTCGGCGCCGACCAGGTGAAGACGGGCACCTGGCCCGGCTGGTACGCCTCTCTGATCCAGCTGGTCTGTGGGGCCCTGGTCGCCCTGGGCCTGGGCACCCGCGCCGCGGCCTTCCTCGCCTCGGGGTCGATGGCCTACGCGTACTTCAAGGTGCACCAGCCCGAAGCCTTCCTGCCGCTCCAGAACGGCGGCGAGCTCGCGGCGATGTTCTGCTGGGCGTTCCTGCTGCTGGTCTTCACCGGCCCGGGAACCGTCGCTCTGGACCGCTTCTTCGGCTCGCGCACCACCTCGGCCGCCACCGACGGCGCACCCCGGCACGACAAGACCCCGACCGTCCCGGTCTGA
- a CDS encoding superoxide dismutase family protein — MTAWMVRTGHGPAHPNSGRPRTAGREGDAMSRGRGVSLVPGVLAGTAALLTLACGIGVAHGTDGGGHGAHGTPSAGASAGGSGVSAREPGGGGDPSRTVDVAAVGGGSWMRATGVFSPPGSFVPSDALTYDTRLVPAGARIEVTQLVDPSGTRVGARLRGLVPGRAYGMHVHTSPCGADPVAAGPHYQHRPAATADPVNEVWLDFRTDEEGDGRAEAVHDWGFREDGARSVIIHDRQGGAGERAACFTVPFGPQGRE, encoded by the coding sequence ATGACGGCATGGATGGTACGGACGGGACACGGTCCGGCGCACCCGAATTCGGGGCGCCCGAGGACGGCGGGACGTGAGGGCGACGCGATGTCGCGGGGCCGAGGGGTCTCGCTCGTCCCGGGCGTGCTGGCGGGCACGGCGGCTCTGCTGACCCTGGCCTGCGGCATCGGTGTCGCCCACGGGACGGACGGCGGCGGTCACGGCGCGCACGGGACTCCCTCGGCGGGGGCATCGGCGGGGGGCTCGGGGGTCTCGGCGCGGGAGCCGGGCGGCGGTGGAGACCCGAGTCGCACGGTCGACGTCGCCGCCGTGGGCGGCGGTTCGTGGATGCGGGCCACGGGGGTGTTCTCCCCGCCCGGTTCCTTCGTGCCGTCCGACGCTCTGACGTACGACACCCGGCTCGTGCCGGCGGGTGCGCGGATCGAGGTCACACAGCTCGTGGATCCGTCCGGCACCCGGGTCGGAGCGCGGCTGCGGGGGCTGGTGCCCGGCCGTGCGTACGGGATGCATGTGCACACCTCGCCCTGCGGCGCCGATCCCGTCGCCGCGGGGCCCCACTACCAGCACCGCCCGGCTGCGACCGCGGACCCGGTCAACGAGGTGTGGCTGGACTTCCGGACGGACGAGGAAGGCGACGGGCGGGCGGAGGCCGTGCACGACTGGGGCTTCCGGGAGGACGGGGCGCGGTCGGTGATCATCCATGACCGGCAGGGCGGTGCGGGGGAGCGGGCAGCGTGCTTCACGGTGCCGTTCGGGCCCCAGGGGAGGGAGTGA